Proteins found in one Deltaproteobacteria bacterium genomic segment:
- a CDS encoding MoaD/ThiS family protein — protein sequence MSVRVHLPGYLQPFADGKSKVTLAASPRTAGEALAALWQLHPGVRDRVMTETGEVRPHVNVFVNGESIRFTGGLETPVAEGAQLHIVPAVSGG from the coding sequence GTGAGCGTGCGCGTGCACCTGCCGGGCTATCTGCAGCCGTTCGCCGACGGGAAGTCGAAGGTGACGCTCGCGGCGTCGCCCAGGACTGCTGGCGAAGCGCTCGCCGCGCTCTGGCAGCTGCACCCGGGCGTGCGCGACCGGGTTATGACCGAGACCGGCGAGGTTCGGCCGCACGTGAACGTGTTCGTGAACGGTGAGAGCATCCGCTTCACCGGCGGGTTGGAGACGCCGGTCGCGGAGGGCGCGCAGCTGCACATCGTGCCCGCGGTCAGCGGCGGATGA
- a CDS encoding CPBP family intramembrane metalloprotease, producing the protein MSAPAVAIPKPLQRGYWAQTRTWTYAALLALPVMVLYEAGVRLVDAATHTGIRNGADAILRSFVGLVGRGGSLVLPIAVAVVLGGLALRERAPVRRDWLGYAVLESFAYALVFGGVAGKLTALLLPRALGTGLDAMPIWAQAVLSLGAGLYEEVLFRGLVLGGLRWGLGFWLSSTKRDAAAVLLSAALFSAYHHLLGDPFHVSVFVFRLVAGVLLSLLLVLRGFGITVLTHAFYDVLFSLGLAM; encoded by the coding sequence GTGAGCGCGCCGGCCGTCGCCATTCCCAAGCCGTTGCAGCGCGGCTACTGGGCCCAGACGCGAACCTGGACCTACGCCGCGCTGCTCGCGCTGCCGGTGATGGTGCTCTACGAGGCCGGCGTGCGGCTCGTGGATGCGGCCACGCACACCGGCATCCGCAACGGCGCCGACGCGATCCTGCGCAGCTTCGTGGGGCTCGTGGGGCGGGGCGGTTCGCTCGTGCTGCCCATCGCCGTCGCGGTCGTGCTCGGCGGATTGGCGTTGCGTGAGCGCGCGCCGGTTCGACGCGACTGGCTGGGCTACGCCGTGCTCGAGTCGTTTGCGTACGCGCTCGTGTTCGGCGGCGTGGCGGGAAAGCTGACGGCGCTGCTCCTGCCGCGCGCGCTCGGCACGGGACTGGACGCGATGCCGATCTGGGCGCAGGCGGTCCTCTCGCTCGGCGCGGGGCTCTACGAAGAGGTGCTCTTTCGTGGCCTGGTGCTCGGCGGACTGCGCTGGGGCCTGGGATTCTGGCTCTCGTCGACCAAGCGCGACGCCGCCGCGGTGCTGCTCTCGGCTGCGCTCTTCAGCGCGTACCACCACCTGCTCGGCGATCCGTTTCACGTGAGCGTGTTCGTGTTCCGGCTCGTGGCGGGCGTGCTGTTGTCGCTCTTGCTCGTGCTGCGCGGCTTCGGGATCACCGTGCTCACCCACGCGTTCTACGACGTGCTCTTCTCACTCGGGCTCGCGATGTGA
- a CDS encoding amino acid ABC transporter ATP-binding protein, translating into MSIRVIELEKRHPGASAPALSGLSLDIDAGKVAAVLGRSGAGKTTLLRCLVGLDVFDRGAIEIAGTRIDSASAALGKLSGQVGLVFQSFELFPHLSVLENCTLAPMRVKGKTRDQAEGRVKELLAQLNLADKANAYPEELSGGQKQRVAIARALAMEPAVLLYDEPTSALDPSLKHEVGKTLRRVAETGVTQIMVTHDLPVAREAADVVFVLDAGKVAEFGPPTEVLGTPRTDAARALIEFS; encoded by the coding sequence ATGTCCATTCGTGTCATTGAGCTGGAGAAGCGGCACCCGGGCGCGAGCGCGCCGGCGTTGAGCGGGCTCTCGCTAGATATCGACGCCGGAAAGGTCGCGGCGGTGCTGGGCCGCTCGGGCGCGGGCAAGACCACGCTCTTGCGCTGCCTCGTTGGGCTCGACGTGTTCGACCGCGGCGCGATCGAGATTGCGGGCACGCGCATCGACTCCGCAAGCGCGGCCCTGGGCAAGCTGAGCGGCCAGGTCGGGCTCGTGTTCCAGTCGTTCGAGCTGTTCCCGCACCTGTCCGTCCTCGAGAACTGCACGCTCGCGCCCATGCGCGTGAAGGGCAAGACGCGTGACCAGGCCGAGGGGCGCGTGAAGGAATTGCTCGCGCAGCTCAACCTCGCCGACAAGGCGAACGCGTATCCGGAAGAGCTCTCGGGCGGTCAGAAGCAGCGCGTGGCCATCGCGCGCGCGCTGGCGATGGAGCCGGCGGTGCTGCTCTACGACGAGCCCACCAGCGCGCTCGATCCTTCGCTCAAGCACGAGGTCGGCAAGACGCTGCGGCGCGTGGCGGAGACGGGCGTCACGCAGATCATGGTCACGCACGATCTGCCGGTGGCGCGCGAGGCCGCGGACGTGGTTTTCGTGCTCGACGCCGGCAAGGTCGCCGAGTTCGGACCGCCGACCGAGGTGCTCGGAACGCCACGCACCGACGCGGCGCGTGCGTTGATCGAGTTCAGCTGA
- a CDS encoding ABC transporter permease subunit (The N-terminal region of this protein, as described by TIGR01726, is a three transmembrane segment that identifies a subfamily of ABC transporter permease subunits, which specificities that include histidine, arginine, glutamine, glutamate, L-cystine (sic), the opines (in Agrobacterium) octopine and nopaline, etc.), whose translation MAVALVPLPALADEPAGQLAEKTDTLAEVRAHKELRWGNDSQGGAPYVFQDPMDPNHLIGFEVDLADALAKKLGARARPIQGQWDKLLELLARGDFDVALNGIEVADEKKRVALLSRPYYAAEERLTVRRGDEKAPRTLEALAGRKVGTLPGSLAERILKRAGADVRTYDGGQNEIYDDLRLGRTDAVLLDFPITRFYGEIEPELEVVPGALGAVQYAIALKSGDEAMKAEVDHALEALAQDGTLADIYGRWGLWNEETSKLFGGMQAPSALPEQYDAWRAAVGKNPPFWQRVRERYPKMMGLFLQGAALTLVVSLLAMALAVALGVTLALLRTYGPKPLQFLAVAYIEFFRGTPLLIQLTMIYFGLPELGVKLNPFVAGWLALGLNYASAEAENYRAGLASVPAGQLDAARTLGLTKMQALRHVVAPQAFRVAIPPATNDFIALLKDSSLVSVVTLTELTKTYENLASATRDHLGLGAVVAVWYLLMSLPFARLSRWVELRLGRHLRRAV comes from the coding sequence ATGGCCGTCGCTTTGGTTCCGTTGCCCGCGCTCGCGGACGAGCCCGCTGGGCAGCTCGCCGAAAAGACCGACACGCTCGCTGAAGTCCGCGCGCACAAAGAGCTGCGCTGGGGAAACGACTCCCAGGGCGGTGCGCCGTACGTGTTTCAGGATCCGATGGATCCGAACCACCTCATCGGCTTCGAGGTGGATCTCGCCGACGCGCTCGCCAAGAAGCTCGGCGCCCGCGCGCGGCCGATTCAAGGCCAGTGGGACAAGCTGCTCGAGCTGCTCGCGCGGGGTGACTTCGACGTGGCGCTGAATGGCATCGAGGTCGCCGACGAGAAGAAGCGCGTGGCGCTGCTCTCGCGGCCGTACTACGCGGCCGAGGAGCGGCTCACCGTTCGCCGCGGTGATGAGAAGGCGCCGCGGACGCTGGAGGCGCTGGCGGGTCGCAAGGTGGGCACGCTGCCGGGCTCGCTCGCGGAGCGCATCTTGAAGCGCGCGGGCGCCGACGTGCGCACCTACGACGGCGGCCAGAACGAGATCTACGACGACCTGCGCCTCGGCCGGACCGACGCGGTGCTGCTCGACTTCCCCATCACGCGCTTCTACGGAGAGATCGAGCCCGAGCTCGAGGTGGTGCCGGGCGCGCTGGGCGCGGTGCAGTACGCGATCGCGCTCAAGAGCGGCGATGAGGCGATGAAGGCCGAGGTGGACCACGCGCTCGAGGCGCTCGCGCAGGACGGTACGCTCGCCGACATCTACGGCCGCTGGGGCCTCTGGAACGAGGAGACCAGCAAGCTCTTCGGGGGCATGCAGGCGCCCAGCGCGCTGCCCGAGCAGTACGACGCGTGGCGCGCGGCCGTGGGCAAGAACCCGCCGTTCTGGCAGCGGGTCCGCGAGCGCTATCCCAAGATGATGGGCCTGTTTCTCCAGGGCGCCGCGCTCACGCTCGTCGTGTCGCTCTTGGCGATGGCGCTCGCGGTGGCGCTGGGGGTGACGCTCGCGCTGCTGCGAACCTACGGACCGAAGCCGCTGCAGTTTCTCGCGGTCGCGTACATCGAGTTCTTCCGCGGCACGCCGCTGCTCATCCAGCTCACGATGATCTACTTCGGCTTGCCGGAGCTGGGCGTGAAGCTGAACCCGTTCGTCGCAGGCTGGCTGGCGCTGGGGCTGAACTACGCGTCCGCGGAAGCGGAGAACTACCGCGCGGGGCTCGCGAGCGTGCCTGCCGGCCAGCTCGACGCCGCGCGCACGCTCGGGCTCACGAAGATGCAGGCGCTGCGACACGTGGTCGCGCCCCAGGCGTTCCGCGTCGCGATTCCCCCGGCGACCAACGACTTCATCGCGCTCTTGAAGGACAGCTCGCTCGTCTCGGTCGTGACCCTGACCGAGCTCACCAAGACCTACGAGAACCTCGCCTCGGCCACGCGCGATCACCTCGGACTCGGGGCGGTGGTGGCCGTCTGGTACCTCCTCATGAGCCTGCCGTTTGCGCGGCTCTCGCGCTGGGTGGAGCTGCGGCTGGGCCGCCACCTCCGCCGCGCGGTTTGA
- a CDS encoding molybdopterin-dependent oxidoreductase yields MRRFSRRQVLQAGQVAALAGGVAALELGGEGRARAQVKGTCRICTMHCGIVATVEDGRLERVEGDPDSKTRGFLCHHGWALREIVHAPERVRAPLRREGARFVEVSWDAALAEIAEKLHAVKQRFGAQALAVQTGWPFVRHPLVPMLQRFCAAFGSPNLATVASLCEASARMGHALVAGANLEPDVHRAKTLLVWGANPTFTAPPFAHAVAQAAHNGRRLIVVDPIRTELAREATLHLQPRPGTDGALALGLIQVVLAEKLFDEAAARLECMGLDELAQLASTFTPDEVQRLTGVPAEKVQRAARLFSTGGPASFWDGLGLEHHANGVQTVRALTALAAICGDIDVPGGMQLKHKPGPHFWDEPLPQLYRMETPKPAPPSPEVKPIGYNEYPLFHVYNRQAQGMLFPDAILENKPYPLRALICFGSNPLVTHPDSARMRAALEKLELLVVVDPFPSETAALAHYALPAATFAEAPTVAAGGEDAAVARSGLLREQHQSRPDWKILFELARHLGLGAHFPWLTFEAAVHAEREHYLVDPERELRPQRPAPDAPVPRWPTMSGKLELASPLLSRFGYEPLPVYAPPVPPTPEFPLTLVTGPRTRPYINSQFRHVPSMKLHQREPLARLHPEVAGPLGIESGARVRVISPRGQVELKVLVTRDVHPGCVVLPAGWASASANALTDTTRDPISGFPAFRSGIARVEPA; encoded by the coding sequence ATGAGGCGCTTCTCGCGGCGGCAGGTGTTGCAGGCGGGGCAGGTGGCCGCGCTCGCGGGTGGGGTGGCCGCGCTCGAGCTCGGCGGCGAGGGCAGGGCGCGCGCGCAGGTGAAGGGCACGTGTCGCATCTGCACGATGCACTGCGGGATCGTGGCCACCGTCGAGGACGGTCGGCTCGAGCGCGTCGAGGGTGATCCCGATTCGAAGACGCGCGGCTTTCTCTGTCACCACGGCTGGGCGCTGCGCGAGATCGTCCACGCGCCCGAGCGCGTTCGCGCGCCGCTGCGACGTGAGGGCGCGCGCTTCGTTGAAGTCAGCTGGGACGCCGCGCTCGCCGAGATCGCCGAGAAGCTGCACGCCGTGAAGCAGCGCTTCGGCGCGCAGGCGCTCGCGGTGCAAACCGGCTGGCCTTTCGTGCGGCACCCGCTCGTGCCCATGCTGCAGCGCTTCTGTGCGGCGTTTGGTTCGCCGAACCTCGCGACCGTCGCCAGCTTGTGCGAGGCCTCCGCCCGCATGGGCCACGCGCTCGTCGCGGGTGCGAACCTCGAGCCCGACGTGCACCGCGCGAAGACGCTGCTCGTGTGGGGCGCGAATCCGACCTTCACCGCGCCGCCTTTCGCGCACGCGGTGGCGCAAGCCGCACACAACGGTCGCCGGTTGATCGTCGTGGATCCCATTCGCACCGAGCTGGCCCGCGAGGCCACGCTGCACCTGCAGCCGCGGCCGGGAACCGACGGCGCGCTCGCGCTTGGGCTGATCCAGGTCGTGCTCGCCGAGAAGCTCTTCGACGAGGCGGCCGCGCGATTGGAGTGCATGGGCCTCGATGAGCTCGCGCAGCTCGCGTCCACGTTCACGCCCGACGAAGTGCAGCGGCTGACCGGCGTGCCCGCGGAGAAGGTTCAACGCGCGGCGCGACTGTTCTCGACTGGCGGACCGGCGTCGTTCTGGGACGGATTGGGCCTGGAGCATCACGCGAACGGGGTCCAGACGGTGCGCGCGCTCACGGCGCTCGCGGCGATCTGCGGCGACATCGACGTGCCAGGCGGCATGCAGCTCAAGCACAAGCCCGGGCCGCACTTCTGGGACGAGCCGCTGCCGCAGCTCTACCGCATGGAGACCCCGAAGCCCGCGCCGCCTTCGCCCGAAGTGAAACCGATTGGTTACAACGAGTATCCGCTCTTCCACGTCTACAACCGGCAAGCGCAGGGGATGCTCTTTCCCGACGCGATCCTCGAGAACAAGCCGTACCCGCTCCGCGCGCTGATCTGCTTCGGGTCGAACCCGCTCGTTACGCACCCGGACAGCGCCCGCATGCGCGCCGCGCTCGAGAAGCTGGAGCTGTTGGTCGTTGTGGATCCGTTTCCGTCGGAGACCGCCGCGCTGGCGCACTACGCGCTGCCCGCGGCGACGTTTGCCGAGGCGCCGACGGTCGCAGCGGGTGGCGAGGACGCAGCCGTGGCGCGAAGCGGGCTCTTGCGAGAGCAGCACCAGAGCAGGCCCGACTGGAAGATCCTCTTCGAGCTCGCGCGGCACCTCGGGCTGGGCGCACACTTCCCCTGGCTGACCTTCGAAGCCGCGGTCCATGCCGAGCGCGAGCACTACCTCGTCGATCCGGAGCGCGAGCTCCGGCCACAGCGGCCCGCGCCCGATGCGCCCGTGCCGCGCTGGCCGACGATGAGCGGAAAGCTCGAGCTCGCGAGTCCGCTGTTGTCACGATTTGGTTATGAACCGCTGCCCGTGTACGCGCCGCCCGTGCCGCCGACGCCTGAGTTTCCGCTCACGCTCGTCACCGGTCCGCGGACGCGGCCGTACATCAACTCGCAGTTCCGCCACGTGCCGAGCATGAAGCTGCACCAGCGCGAGCCGTTGGCGCGCCTCCATCCCGAGGTGGCTGGCCCGCTTGGAATCGAGAGCGGCGCGCGCGTGCGCGTGATTTCGCCGAGAGGGCAGGTGGAGCTGAAGGTCCTCGTCACGCGCGACGTGCATCCGGGCTGCGTCGTGCTCCCCGCGGGCTGGGCGAGCGCGAGCGCCAACGCGCTCACCGACACCACGCGCGATCCCATCTCAGGCTTCCCGGCGTTTCGCTCGGGCATCGCGCGCGTCGAGCCGGCCTGA
- a CDS encoding 4Fe-4S dicluster domain-containing protein: MKRRDLLGGLGALAATMTAALVAKRAHAEPRLRPPGALDGDAFAAACIRCFRCAEVCPVQAIHFESGSPRLAETPFLNARERGCVLCMACGSACPTGALRPIPFDRVVIQREAQMGVAFVTEKKCIAWQQSGVCRACYYVCPYQDEAITLRGPMQAPHVEPDKCCGCGLCEEACPEHASAIHVTPRSGR; this comes from the coding sequence ATGAAGCGGCGCGATCTCCTCGGCGGACTGGGTGCGCTGGCAGCGACGATGACGGCTGCGCTCGTGGCCAAGCGCGCGCACGCCGAGCCGCGTCTTCGTCCGCCGGGCGCGCTCGACGGCGATGCGTTCGCGGCCGCGTGTATCCGCTGCTTCCGCTGCGCCGAGGTCTGTCCGGTGCAGGCGATCCACTTCGAGTCCGGCTCGCCACGCCTGGCGGAGACGCCGTTCCTGAACGCGCGCGAGCGCGGCTGCGTTCTCTGCATGGCGTGCGGCAGCGCGTGTCCCACGGGCGCCCTGCGGCCGATTCCGTTCGATCGCGTGGTGATTCAGCGCGAAGCGCAGATGGGCGTCGCGTTCGTCACCGAGAAGAAGTGCATCGCCTGGCAGCAGAGCGGCGTGTGCCGCGCTTGCTACTACGTGTGCCCGTACCAGGACGAAGCCATCACGCTGCGCGGCCCGATGCAGGCGCCGCACGTCGAGCCCGACAAGTGCTGCGGCTGCGGATTGTGCGAAGAGGCGTGCCCCGAGCACGCGAGCGCCATCCACGTCACACCGAGGAGCGGGCGATGA
- a CDS encoding 4Fe-4S binding protein, translated as MAVKHAKPAPEVRPRGPRRAVQPADLVLKKAPRYQRVRRIVLALSCSTYLLAPLWQLGAARGLWAGFAGGGRWGALAQALPLPKPELLGAPWTVQLFGIELMDPLAALSVVAARQFPVGVLLGALPVALLLMGFGRFFCGWLCPYVPMLAASNAARALLTRLGVPLADVQLPRGVAYGVLAGVLSAAAIAGAPLVALVYPPAIVSREVARAVWTGSFGAGALALAGIWLFDTLVSRGGFCRTLCPGGALFSLFALPSRVRVTRDIPRCTDCTACDVVCNLGQKPMTDRLDPGCERCGKCVSVCPTQALAFKLVPLRTKEPR; from the coding sequence ATGGCCGTCAAGCACGCAAAGCCTGCGCCGGAGGTGCGTCCGCGTGGCCCCCGGCGCGCGGTGCAGCCGGCCGACCTCGTGCTCAAGAAAGCCCCGCGCTACCAGCGTGTGCGTCGGATTGTGCTCGCGTTGTCGTGCTCGACGTACCTGCTCGCGCCGCTCTGGCAGCTGGGCGCGGCGCGCGGGCTCTGGGCAGGATTCGCGGGCGGCGGTCGTTGGGGCGCGCTCGCGCAGGCGCTCCCGCTTCCGAAGCCCGAGCTGCTCGGCGCGCCGTGGACCGTGCAGCTCTTTGGTATCGAGCTCATGGATCCGCTCGCGGCGCTGAGCGTCGTCGCGGCGCGGCAGTTTCCGGTCGGCGTGTTGCTTGGCGCGCTTCCGGTGGCGCTGCTGCTGATGGGCTTCGGGCGGTTCTTCTGCGGCTGGCTTTGTCCCTATGTGCCGATGCTGGCCGCGAGCAACGCGGCGCGCGCGCTGCTGACGCGTCTGGGTGTGCCGCTCGCGGACGTCCAGCTTCCACGCGGCGTGGCGTACGGCGTGCTCGCGGGCGTGCTCAGCGCGGCGGCGATTGCGGGAGCGCCGCTGGTGGCGCTCGTCTATCCGCCGGCGATCGTGAGCCGCGAGGTCGCGCGCGCGGTGTGGACGGGCAGCTTCGGTGCGGGCGCGCTGGCGCTCGCCGGAATCTGGCTCTTCGACACGCTCGTCTCGCGCGGCGGCTTCTGTCGCACGCTCTGCCCGGGTGGCGCGCTGTTCTCGCTCTTCGCGCTTCCGTCGCGCGTGCGCGTCACGCGCGACATCCCGCGCTGCACCGACTGCACCGCGTGCGACGTGGTCTGCAATCTCGGCCAGAAGCCGATGACGGACCGACTCGATCCGGGCTGCGAGCGCTGCGGCAAGTGCGTCTCGGTGTGTCCCACGCAGGCGCTGGCGTTCAAGCTGGTTCCGTTGCGCACCAAGGAGCCGCGATGA
- the thiC gene encoding phosphomethylpyrimidine synthase ThiC — protein sequence MRAEWVARRAGEKNQSQMSFARKGVTTPEMEHVAKREGLNPIFVREEVARGRMIIPANIKHPELEPMCIGINSLCKVNANIGNSAVTSHVNDELEKLRVAIKHGADTVMDLSTGGNIPAIREAIIRHSPVPIGTVPIYEALSRVKRVEDITVELMLQVIEEQAQQGVDYMTIHAGVLRDFVPLTTHRITGIVSRGGALLAQWMMFHKKENFLYTHFDAICEIFKKYDVSFSLGDGLRPGCLADASDAAQFAELKVLGELTKKAWAHDVQVMIEGPGHVPFDQIEMNVKKEIEWCHEAPFYVLGPLVTDIAPGYDHITSCIGATMAGTAGAAMLCYVTPKEHLGLPNAEDVKQGLIAYKIAAHAADVARKRPGARDRDDAISRARYKFDWKEQFRLALDPETAQRFHDETLPAEAFKSAEFCSMCGPKFCSMKVHTHMVEANPELVELKKQSEHVARK from the coding sequence ATGAGGGCCGAGTGGGTCGCGCGCCGCGCGGGTGAGAAGAACCAGAGCCAGATGTCTTTCGCTCGCAAGGGCGTGACCACGCCCGAGATGGAGCACGTGGCCAAGCGCGAGGGGCTGAATCCGATCTTCGTGCGCGAGGAAGTGGCGCGCGGACGGATGATCATCCCCGCGAACATCAAGCACCCCGAGCTCGAGCCGATGTGCATCGGCATCAACTCGCTCTGCAAGGTGAACGCGAACATCGGAAACAGCGCCGTCACCTCGCACGTGAACGACGAGCTGGAGAAGCTGCGCGTGGCCATCAAGCATGGCGCCGACACGGTGATGGACCTCTCCACCGGCGGCAACATCCCGGCGATTCGCGAGGCCATCATCCGCCACAGCCCGGTGCCCATCGGCACGGTGCCCATCTACGAGGCGCTCTCGCGCGTGAAGCGCGTGGAGGACATCACCGTGGAACTCATGCTCCAGGTGATCGAGGAGCAGGCCCAGCAGGGCGTGGACTACATGACCATCCACGCGGGCGTGCTGCGCGACTTCGTGCCGCTCACCACCCACCGCATCACGGGCATCGTGAGCCGCGGCGGCGCGCTGCTCGCGCAGTGGATGATGTTCCACAAGAAGGAGAACTTCCTCTACACGCACTTCGACGCCATCTGCGAGATCTTCAAGAAGTACGACGTGAGCTTCTCGCTCGGCGACGGGCTGCGTCCGGGATGTCTGGCCGATGCGAGCGACGCCGCGCAGTTTGCGGAGCTGAAGGTGCTCGGCGAGCTGACGAAGAAGGCCTGGGCGCACGACGTGCAGGTGATGATCGAAGGCCCCGGCCACGTTCCGTTCGATCAGATCGAGATGAACGTGAAGAAGGAGATCGAGTGGTGCCACGAGGCGCCGTTCTACGTGCTCGGGCCGCTCGTCACCGACATCGCGCCGGGCTACGACCACATCACGAGCTGCATCGGCGCCACCATGGCCGGCACCGCGGGCGCGGCGATGCTCTGCTACGTCACGCCCAAAGAGCACCTGGGCCTGCCGAACGCCGAGGACGTGAAGCAGGGCCTCATCGCCTACAAGATTGCAGCGCACGCTGCGGACGTGGCTCGCAAGCGCCCCGGTGCACGCGATCGCGACGACGCGATCTCCCGCGCGCGCTACAAGTTCGACTGGAAGGAGCAGTTCCGGCTCGCGCTCGATCCCGAGACGGCGCAGCGCTTCCACGACGAGACGCTGCCCGCCGAGGCGTTCAAGAGCGCCGAGTTCTGCTCCATGTGCGGTCCGAAGTTCTGCTCGATGAAGGTGCACACGCACATGGTCGAGGCGAACCCGGAGCTGGTGGAGCTCAAGAAGCAGAGCGAGCACGTCGCGAGAAAGTAG
- a CDS encoding helicase-associated domain-containing protein: MPNLENPLIVQADKSILLEVHNPRYEEARDALARFAELEKSPDHLHTYRITPLSLWNAASSGVNAETVQADLERLSKYPVPPNLLADVRESISRYGRIKLVKGGAADELELQVSDAPLGHLIQHTKDVAKLLIPGGGLRITADNRGEIKQALIKVGYPVVDEAGFTVGEPLEFSLRDTMLSGKKFDLRHYQSDSVGAFMASGGGNGVICLPCGAGKTVVALAAAAQLKTKTLVLATNITAVRQWMSEVLDKTTLTAEQVGEYSGDRKEVKPFTVATYQIITRRSGDKFPHLSLFNAANWGLIVYDEVHLLPAPIFRFTAGLQARRRLGLTATLIREDGREGDVFALIGPKRYDVPWREMERAGFIAEATCTELRLPLPEGVKMAYATSDARNRFNVAAQNPVKESAVKELLVRHKGESILVIGQYLEQLRSLSEGLKLPLITGETPQADRDVLFAKFRTGEVPVLVVSKIGNFSIDLPDASVLIQVSGTFGSRQEEAQRLGRVLRPKDKPASFYSLVSEDTVELDFAMKRQLFLTEQGYRYKIEDYHPVAKPLAATPPAQV; encoded by the coding sequence ATGCCGAATCTCGAAAATCCGCTCATCGTCCAGGCCGACAAGTCCATCCTCCTCGAGGTGCACAACCCTCGCTACGAGGAGGCCCGCGACGCGCTCGCGCGCTTTGCCGAGCTCGAGAAGAGCCCGGACCACCTGCACACCTACCGCATCACCCCGCTCTCGCTCTGGAACGCGGCGAGCTCGGGCGTGAACGCGGAGACCGTCCAGGCGGATCTGGAGCGCCTCTCCAAGTACCCGGTGCCGCCGAACCTGCTCGCCGACGTGCGCGAGTCCATCTCCCGCTACGGCCGGATCAAGCTGGTCAAGGGCGGCGCCGCCGACGAGCTCGAGCTCCAGGTCTCCGACGCGCCGCTGGGCCACCTCATCCAGCACACCAAGGACGTCGCCAAGCTGCTCATCCCGGGCGGCGGGCTCCGAATCACCGCCGACAACCGCGGCGAGATCAAGCAGGCGCTCATCAAGGTCGGCTATCCCGTCGTGGACGAGGCCGGCTTCACGGTCGGCGAGCCGCTGGAGTTCTCGCTCCGCGACACGATGCTCTCGGGCAAGAAGTTCGACCTGCGGCACTACCAGTCGGACTCGGTGGGCGCGTTCATGGCCAGCGGCGGCGGCAACGGCGTCATCTGCCTGCCCTGCGGCGCGGGCAAGACCGTGGTCGCGCTCGCGGCGGCCGCGCAGCTCAAGACCAAGACGCTCGTGCTCGCCACCAACATCACCGCGGTGCGCCAGTGGATGAGCGAGGTGCTCGACAAGACCACGCTCACCGCCGAGCAGGTCGGCGAGTACAGCGGCGACCGGAAAGAAGTGAAGCCCTTCACCGTCGCCACGTACCAGATCATCACCCGGCGCTCGGGCGACAAGTTCCCGCACCTCTCGCTCTTCAACGCGGCCAACTGGGGCCTCATCGTCTATGACGAGGTCCACCTCCTGCCTGCGCCGATCTTCCGCTTCACCGCGGGGCTGCAGGCGCGCCGACGCCTGGGGCTCACCGCGACGCTCATTCGCGAGGACGGCCGCGAGGGCGACGTGTTCGCGCTCATCGGCCCCAAGCGCTACGACGTGCCCTGGCGCGAGATGGAGCGCGCGGGCTTCATCGCCGAGGCGACGTGCACCGAGCTGCGCCTGCCGCTGCCCGAGGGCGTGAAGATGGCCTACGCCACCTCGGACGCGCGCAACCGCTTCAACGTGGCCGCGCAAAATCCGGTGAAGGAGAGTGCGGTGAAGGAGCTGCTGGTGCGCCACAAGGGCGAGAGCATCCTCGTCATCGGCCAGTACCTGGAGCAGCTGCGCTCGCTGAGCGAGGGTCTCAAGCTGCCGCTCATCACCGGCGAGACGCCCCAGGCCGACCGCGACGTGCTCTTCGCCAAGTTCCGCACGGGTGAGGTGCCGGTGCTCGTGGTCTCGAAGATCGGCAACTTCAGCATCGACCTGCCCGATGCGAGCGTGCTCATCCAGGTGAGCGGCACGTTCGGCTCGCGGCAGGAGGAGGCCCAGCGCCTGGGCCGCGTGCTGCGCCCCAAGGACAAGCCCGCCAGCTTCTACAGCCTCGTCAGCGAGGACACGGTCGAGCTCGACTTCGCCATGAAGCGCCAGCTCTTCCTGACCGAGCAGGGCTATCGCTACAAGATCGAGGACTACCACCCGGTGGCCAAGCCGCTCGCGGCCACGCCACCGGCGCAGGTCTGA